The Paenibacillus mucilaginosus 3016 genome includes the window TCTTCCGGTCGGGCTGCACGAGTTCGTTGACACCCGCTTGAGCCAGCTTCTCCAGCAGCGCCTCCGTGCCCTGGGTCAGCTTCAGATTCATCTCTTCGGCGTAGAGCGGAATCAAGGTGAAGAAATGCACGGCCTTGCCGGGCTCCATGTTGAGAGTGAAGAAGGCGTGCGGGTCGTCCACTATCGTCGGCAGCTCGACGAGCATGCAGGCCAGCTTCGTGCTGCGGGCGTACGGCTGGGCCGGATCGCCGTTTGGAATCGTGTGGGCATGGTAGAGCCAAGTGCCGTAGTCATGGGGAAGGCGGGCAAGCGTCTTCAGCATGCGGACCGGCCAATAGTGCTCCTCCTTGCGGAACGCCTCTTCCGTCACCGCCCACGAAGGCGGCAGACACAGCATGAGCTCCGCGTAGCGAAAGTTCTCTGCGCCTTCGGGAACCGTCATCGGCAGATTGCTCATACCACAGGTGACGAGCGTGTAGTAATTGCGCCGCGGTGTCGGCGGTACGAGCAAAATATCGAGGTGAACCCGATCCGAAACCAGCTCATGGAACACGTTCGTGACTGGTCCGATATGCTGCTCTACATGCGTGGTGATGCGCTGGATGGCTGCCTCGTCACCGACTGCGAAATCGATATCCCGTTCTTTCGCTTCGTGATGGTAGATGGGAATGCCGGATGGAGATACTTCTTGGTTGCTCATGGCAGCCTCCTTAGTGATAGATGAAATCAGCTTATCAAGTCTCGTGTCATTGGGAAAGAAACGATGCTTTTTCTTATATCGGTGCAGAATGTTCCAAAAATTAGTGAAACGACTTTCGAATTGCTAAGCTCCACCGCGCTTCCCCTATTCCCCATACCCTTCAGGAGCGGGAATTCCTTTTTCAGCAGCACGGCTTACGGGTTCCCATGACTTCCAGGTCGCTATGCGCTCTTCGTAGCTGTGAATGGCTGCATCGAATACCATACTGCCAAGGATCAGTCGTAAAGGAGGATCTTCGCTGTCGACCAGCTTCATAAGAGCTTGTGCTGCTAATTGCGGATCGCTGTCTACCGAGCCCTCCGCATATTGCTTAGCCAATTCTTCTCTGAGAGGTCCGTAAGCCTCAATCGGATGACTTAAACGCAAAGCGTTGTACATCTCCGTCCAATATCCCCCGGGTTCTACCATGGTAAGCTTGATGCCGAAGGAAGCGGCCTCCCTTGCTAAGGCCTCACTCAATCCTTCCAGCGCAAACTTACTCGCACTGTACATCCCGCTCATTGGACCGGATACCAATGCGCCGATGCTCGAGATCTGTATAATGTGCCCTGAACCCTGTTCCCGCAGGTGGGGCATTACCGCCTGACTGACCCAGAGAGCACCAAAAAAGTTGGTTTCCATCAGGTCTCTGGCATCGCTTTCGCTCAGTTCTTCAACCATCCCTAAAGTCATGGTACCTGCGTTATTGACGACGATATCCAGCCGCCCAAAATGTTCTTTCGCCGCTTGGATTACTGCAAAAACAGATTCTCTATTCCTTACATCCAGCATCAATGGCAGTAAGGAGTCTGGATATTGGTCTTTCAACGGGTCCAGAGGGCTGATGGCTCTCGCGACGGCCACCACCTGATCCCCTGCCTCCAAGGCTGCACGGGTGTAGGCATATCCAAGT containing:
- a CDS encoding SDR family oxidoreductase, which codes for MTTKRKRVWFITGASKGLGYAYTRAALEAGDQVVAVARAISPLDPLKDQYPDSLLPLMLDVRNRESVFAVIQAAKEHFGRLDIVVNNAGTMTLGMVEELSESDARDLMETNFFGALWVSQAVMPHLREQGSGHIIQISSIGALVSGPMSGMYSASKFALEGLSEALAREAASFGIKLTMVEPGGYWTEMYNALRLSHPIEAYGPLREELAKQYAEGSVDSDPQLAAQALMKLVDSEDPPLRLILGSMVFDAAIHSYEERIATWKSWEPVSRAAEKGIPAPEGYGE
- a CDS encoding suppressor of fused domain protein, whose amino-acid sequence is MSNQEVSPSGIPIYHHEAKERDIDFAVGDEAAIQRITTHVEQHIGPVTNVFHELVSDRVHLDILLVPPTPRRNYYTLVTCGMSNLPMTVPEGAENFRYAELMLCLPPSWAVTEEAFRKEEHYWPVRMLKTLARLPHDYGTWLYHAHTIPNGDPAQPYARSTKLACMLVELPTIVDDPHAFFTLNMEPGKAVHFFTLIPLYAEEMNLKLTQGTEALLEKLAQAGVNELVQPDRKNVAKKKWFGLF